The Paenibacillus sp. G2S3 region ACCTTGGTATTTGGTCCGATGAACAGATTCCTGCACTGGCTAGAATTGTTGAGGCTTGTCATTCCTATGGAGCAAAAGTAGGTATTCAAATTGCTCATGCTGGGCGTAAGGCTGAAGATGCAGCGGTTCCTGTATCCTCATCTGCCGTTCCATTTGACGGTAACTCCAAAACACCACGTGCCCTAACGACTGAAGAAGTAAAGGGTATGGTTGAGAAATTCCGGTTGGGCGTGAAGCGTGCGATTCAAGCGGGATTTGATGTTATCGAGCTTCATGGTGCGCACGGTTACCTAATTCATCAGTTCCATTCACCACTAACGAACAAAAGAACAGATGAATATGGCCAAGATTTGACCTTGTTTGGTACTGAAATCATTCGTGCAGCGAAAAGTGAAATGCCTGAAGGAATGCCATTGATCATGCGTATCTCAGCACAAGAATATGTAGAGGGCGGATACGGCATTAAAGAAAGCTTGGCATTTAGTAAAGCTTATAAAGAAGCTGGCGCAGATATTTTCCATATCAGTGCAGGTGGTGAAGGTCCTATCGCGGCTGCTGGCAAGCCAGGAACACATGCGGCGTATCAAGTTCCTTTGGCAAGAGAAATCAAATATGGCTTGAATGTTCCAGTGATTGCTGTAGGTAGATTGGACGAACCCGCTCTTGCTAATGCAGTGATTGGGAATGAGGAAGCAGATCTTG contains the following coding sequences:
- a CDS encoding NADH:flavin oxidoreductase/NADH oxidase, with protein sequence MKNLFTPYEMKDLKLKNRVVMPPMCQYSVTNKDGIATDWHYNHYVSRAIGGTGLIIIEMTDVEPDGRITDFDLGIWSDEQIPALARIVEACHSYGAKVGIQIAHAGRKAEDAAVPVSSSAVPFDGNSKTPRALTTEEVKGMVEKFRLGVKRAIQAGFDVIELHGAHGYLIHQFHSPLTNKRTDEYGQDLTLFGTEIIRAAKSEMPEGMPLIMRISAQEYVEGGYGIKESLAFSKAYKEAGADIFHISAGGEGPIAAAGKPGTHAAYQVPLAREIKYGLNVPVIAVGRLDEPALANAVIGNEEADLVAVGRGMLRNPYWTLEAGVELQQDPGIPRQYAFGFPRIK